From one Reyranella humidisoli genomic stretch:
- a CDS encoding polysaccharide deacetylase family protein, with amino-acid sequence MPRHIVCLTFDHDHLSGFIARGMTSPTAISRGEYDVVVIPRLVALMERYGIKGTFFTPGHTIDSTPEAVMPYVEAGHELAHHGWTHRLPVTLSREEEEEEIVRGNESIKRISGRAARGYRSPAWDLSPHSIELLLKHGIRYDSSMMGHDYDCYFARQGDVAELLKPFVRGRETPLLEMPISWSLDDFPHFEYMRLPNGSVQQGLMNATNVLDNFVDDFTYMTRVQPDFGILTYTFHPHVIGRGHRMMMLERLIQRLMEGGAVFMTMEQAMAEWLARNQGARKAAE; translated from the coding sequence ATGCCGCGCCATATCGTCTGCCTCACCTTCGACCACGACCATCTCTCGGGCTTCATTGCCCGCGGCATGACGTCCCCGACGGCGATCTCGCGGGGCGAGTACGACGTGGTGGTGATCCCGCGCCTGGTCGCGTTGATGGAACGCTACGGCATCAAGGGCACGTTCTTCACGCCGGGCCACACGATCGACAGTACGCCAGAGGCCGTGATGCCCTATGTCGAGGCCGGCCATGAATTGGCCCATCACGGCTGGACCCACCGCCTTCCCGTCACCCTCTCCCGCGAGGAGGAAGAGGAAGAGATCGTGCGCGGCAACGAGTCGATCAAGCGCATCAGCGGTCGCGCCGCCCGCGGTTACCGCTCGCCCGCCTGGGACCTCTCGCCCCACTCCATCGAACTGCTGCTGAAGCACGGCATCCGGTACGACAGTTCGATGATGGGCCATGACTACGATTGCTACTTCGCCCGTCAGGGCGACGTCGCCGAGTTGCTGAAGCCGTTCGTGCGCGGCCGCGAGACGCCCCTGCTGGAAATGCCGATCAGCTGGTCGCTCGACGACTTCCCGCACTTCGAATACATGCGCCTGCCCAATGGCTCGGTGCAGCAGGGCCTGATGAACGCCACCAACGTCCTCGACAATTTCGTCGACGACTTCACCTACATGACGCGCGTCCAGCCGGACTTCGGCATCCTCACCTACACCTTCCACCCGCACGTGATCGGCCGCGGCCATCGCATGATGATGCTGGAGCGACTGATCCAACGCCTGATGGAAGGCGGCGCGGTGTTCATGACGATGGAACAGGCGATGGCGGAATGGCTGGCGCGCAACCAGGGTGCGCGCAAGGCGGCCGAGTAG
- a CDS encoding phytanoyl-CoA dioxygenase family protein, whose product MTVLTQEQRDAFWRDGYLMVEDAVTPAQLGALKAEIAGWVEQSRAHATPFGPPTIDGRPRFDMGAEHSAAKPALRRINNPSDISDAYREVMLDARMVDMVADLIGPDVKFHHCKINLKLSGARTEVNYHQDFAYTPHTNDDIVTALLFLDDVDESNGCLTVVPGSHKGPVLSLFEGDRFTGAVAADEEKKALGQSVPCLGKAGSVCLMHTRLLHGSAANGADKSRGLYICVYTAADAVPIARNPMPSPNEGRIVRGKEARFARLKEGLVELPKQPKTASFFTVLGQDSKQAAE is encoded by the coding sequence ATGACGGTTCTGACGCAAGAGCAGCGCGACGCGTTCTGGCGCGACGGGTATCTCATGGTGGAGGACGCCGTCACGCCGGCCCAGCTCGGGGCCCTCAAGGCGGAGATCGCAGGCTGGGTCGAGCAGAGCCGGGCGCACGCGACGCCGTTCGGTCCGCCCACCATCGACGGCCGTCCGCGCTTCGACATGGGCGCCGAGCACAGCGCGGCGAAGCCGGCGCTGCGGCGGATCAACAACCCGTCCGACATTTCCGACGCCTATCGCGAGGTCATGCTCGACGCACGCATGGTTGACATGGTGGCCGACCTGATCGGGCCGGACGTGAAGTTCCACCACTGCAAGATCAACCTGAAGCTTTCGGGAGCGCGGACCGAGGTCAACTACCATCAGGATTTCGCCTACACACCCCATACCAACGACGACATCGTGACGGCGCTGCTGTTCCTCGACGACGTCGATGAAAGCAATGGTTGCCTCACCGTTGTGCCCGGCTCGCACAAGGGGCCGGTCCTCTCGCTGTTCGAGGGCGATCGCTTCACCGGCGCCGTCGCGGCCGACGAGGAGAAGAAAGCGCTCGGCCAGTCGGTCCCCTGTCTGGGCAAGGCCGGCAGCGTCTGCCTGATGCACACCCGCCTGCTGCACGGCTCGGCCGCCAACGGCGCCGACAAGTCGCGCGGTCTCTACATCTGCGTCTATACGGCCGCCGACGCGGTGCCGATCGCCCGCAACCCGATGCCCAGCCCGAACGAGGGTCGCATCGTGCGCGGCAAGGAGGCCCGCTTCGCCCGCCTCAAGGAAGGGCTGGTCGAGCTGCCGAAGCAGCCCAAGACCGCGTCGTTCTTCACCGTGCTGGGCCAGGATTCCAAGCAGGCGGCCGAGTGA
- a CDS encoding enoyl-CoA hydratase: MISPTPNMIAEKVGPVGRLVFNKPQKHNATSTDMWEAIPVILDEFERDPEIRVVVVTGAGDKAFVSGADISEFEKARNTPEQVAYYDKIGEMANKRLNRCSKPTIARIRGYCIGGGLAVSLLCDIRIASENSRFGVPAARLGLGYRASGLKILADLVGPSHAKEIFFTARHFNAQEAFGMGLVTRVVPDAELDSYVENYCRMIGENAPLTMHAAKRTIEELTRLDGEPDFARLNGLVKQCFDSEDYIEGRTAFMEKRKPVFKGR; the protein is encoded by the coding sequence ATGATCAGCCCGACGCCGAACATGATTGCGGAGAAGGTGGGACCGGTCGGCCGGCTCGTCTTCAACAAGCCGCAGAAGCACAACGCCACCTCGACCGACATGTGGGAGGCGATTCCGGTCATTCTCGACGAGTTCGAGCGGGACCCGGAAATCCGCGTCGTGGTGGTGACCGGGGCGGGCGACAAGGCCTTCGTGTCGGGCGCCGACATCTCGGAATTCGAGAAGGCGCGCAACACGCCCGAGCAGGTCGCCTACTACGACAAGATCGGCGAGATGGCGAACAAGCGCCTCAACAGGTGCTCCAAGCCGACGATCGCCCGCATCCGCGGCTACTGCATCGGCGGCGGGCTGGCGGTGTCGCTGCTTTGCGACATCCGCATCGCGTCGGAGAACAGCCGGTTCGGCGTGCCGGCAGCACGGCTCGGGCTGGGCTATCGCGCCAGCGGCCTCAAGATCCTGGCCGACCTCGTGGGCCCGTCTCATGCCAAGGAAATCTTCTTCACCGCCCGGCACTTCAACGCCCAGGAAGCCTTCGGCATGGGGCTGGTCACGCGCGTCGTGCCCGACGCAGAGCTCGACTCCTATGTCGAGAATTACTGCAGGATGATCGGCGAGAATGCGCCGCTCACCATGCACGCCGCCAAGCGCACCATCGAGGAACTGACGCGCCTCGACGGCGAGCCGGACTTCGCCCGCCTCAACGGGCTGGTGAAGCAATGCTTCGACTCCGAGGATTACATCGAGGGCCGCACGGCCTTCATGGAGAAGCGTAAACCCGTGTTCAAAGGACGCTAG
- a CDS encoding CaiB/BaiF CoA transferase family protein — translation MTAGPLARFKVLDLTRVRAGPTAVRYLADWGADCIKVEMPPSAGEMDMGGPRHGPDFQNLHRNKRSITLNLKEPDGKAVFMKLVEQADVVVENYRADVKFRLGIDYESLKKVNPKIILGSISGFGQDGPYAERAGFDQIAQGMGGLMMVTGNPGEGPMRAGIAVADVGAGLHCAIGILIALLERDTSGQGQWVSSSLLQAMISMCDFQAARWTLAKDVPGQAGNNHPTSIPTGVFKTSDGYINIAASGGHIYKRFCEAVASPELYTDERFSTDKARAKNRDALNDEINKRVAKYSSADLVEKLNKAGVPAGPIYKMDEMFADPQVKHLKMAHPVHSPKLGDIEVIGQAINMSRTPFEMKSATPEQGEHTDAVLKEAGFDAAAIADFRKRGVI, via the coding sequence ATGACCGCAGGACCGTTAGCCCGTTTCAAAGTCCTCGACCTGACGCGCGTGCGCGCCGGTCCGACCGCCGTCCGTTACCTCGCTGACTGGGGCGCCGACTGCATCAAGGTCGAGATGCCGCCGTCCGCCGGCGAGATGGACATGGGCGGTCCGCGCCACGGGCCCGACTTCCAGAACCTGCATCGCAACAAGCGGTCGATCACGCTCAACCTCAAGGAGCCGGACGGCAAGGCCGTCTTCATGAAGCTGGTCGAGCAGGCCGACGTGGTGGTCGAGAACTACCGCGCCGATGTGAAGTTCCGCCTCGGCATCGACTATGAGAGCCTGAAGAAGGTGAACCCGAAGATCATCCTCGGGTCGATCTCGGGTTTCGGCCAGGACGGCCCTTATGCCGAGCGCGCCGGCTTCGACCAGATCGCCCAGGGCATGGGCGGTCTCATGATGGTCACCGGCAACCCGGGCGAGGGCCCGATGCGCGCCGGCATTGCCGTCGCCGATGTGGGCGCGGGCCTGCACTGCGCAATCGGCATCCTGATCGCGCTGCTGGAGCGTGACACGTCGGGCCAGGGCCAGTGGGTCTCGTCCTCGCTGTTGCAGGCCATGATCTCGATGTGCGACTTCCAGGCCGCGCGCTGGACGCTGGCCAAGGACGTGCCCGGCCAGGCCGGCAACAACCATCCGACCTCGATCCCGACCGGCGTCTTCAAGACCAGCGATGGCTATATCAACATCGCGGCGTCGGGCGGCCACATCTACAAGCGCTTCTGCGAGGCCGTCGCTTCGCCGGAACTCTACACCGACGAGCGGTTCAGCACCGACAAGGCGCGCGCCAAGAATCGCGATGCGCTGAACGACGAGATCAACAAGCGCGTCGCGAAATACAGCAGCGCCGACCTCGTCGAGAAGCTGAACAAGGCGGGCGTGCCCGCCGGCCCGATCTACAAGATGGACGAGATGTTCGCCGATCCGCAGGTCAAGCACCTGAAGATGGCCCATCCCGTGCACTCGCCGAAGCTGGGCGACATCGAGGTGATCGGCCAGGCGATCAACATGAGCCGCACGCCCTTCGAGATGAAGTCGGCGACGCCGGAGCAGGGCGAGCATACCGACGCCGTGCTGAAGGAAGCCGGCTTCGATGCGGCGGCCATCGCCGACTTCCGCAAGCGGGGCGTGATCTGA